The Aedes albopictus strain Foshan unplaced genomic scaffold, AalbF5 HiC_scaffold_440, whole genome shotgun sequence genome has a segment encoding these proteins:
- the LOC109622537 gene encoding F-box/LRR-repeat protein 14, which translates to MMMEEANFMLTEIPGAFISHRPHAIHRFVPYPLHQPHLQPAPIYIHQQPRVISRPKTPPTPPAPEGTHIGHLYPEILAIIFEKLSVKDRGRAAQTCTAWRDVAYSKSCWRGVEASLHLRRPSPSLFTSLVKRGIKKVQVLSVKRPPHIRDVVVGIRNLESLNLSGCYNITDMALGYVFSSDLPNLRTLDLSLCKQVNDSSLGRIAQHLKNVEILELGGCSNITNTGLLLIAWGLKKLKRLNLRSCWHLTDQGIGHLAGLSKETADGTPALEYLGLQDCQRLSDEALRHIAQGLTSLKSINLSFCVSVTDSGLKHLAKMTKLEELNLRACDNISDIGMAYLTEGGSAIISLDVSFCDKIADQALSHISQGLFHLKSLSLSACQITDEGLAKIAKSLHDLETLNIGQCARVTDKGLEYLAEELNNLRAIDLYGCTRLSPIGLNKIYKLPRLSKVNLGLWHVR; encoded by the coding sequence ATGATGATGGAGGAAGCGAATTTTATGCTGACTGAAATCCCTGGCGCATTTATATCTCATCGACCGCATGCGATACACCGTTTCGTACCATATCCGTTGCATCAACCACATTTACAACCCGCACCGATCTACATTCACCAACAGCCGAGGGTGATAAGCCGACCGAAAACGCCTCCCACACCACCGGCACCGGAAGGAACACACATTGGACATCTGTATCCGGAGATTCTTGCCATCATATTTGAAAAGCTGAGTGTGAAGGACCGAGGTAGAGCGGCGCAAACTTGTACGGCGTGGCGCGATGTTGCTTATTCAAAGAGTTGTTGGAGGGGTGTGGAAGCTAGCCTTCACCTGCGGCGACCGTCACCCAGTTTATTCACTTCACTAGTGAAGCgtggcataaaaaaggtgcaagtACTGTCAGTTAAACGCCCACCTCATATAAGAGATGTTGTTGTTGGTATACGAAATCTAGAATCGTTGAATCTTAGTGGCTGCTATAATATTACTGATATGGCACTGGGCTATGTATTTTCGTCGGATCTACCGAATCTACGGACGCTAGATTTATCGCTATGTAAACAAGTCAACGATTCGAGTCTTGGGCGTATTGCGCAACACTTAAAGAACGTAGAAATACTGGAACTAGGCGGCTGCAGTAATATCACCAACACAGGCTTACTGTTGATTGCATGGGGATTGAAGAAACTGAAGCGGCTGAATCTTCGGTCGTGCTGGCATCTCACTGATCAAGGTATTGGTCATTTAGCCGGTTTGAGCAAGGAAACAGCGGATGGAACACCAGCTTTAGAGTACTTGGGTCTGCAAGATTGTCAACGTCTATCGGATGAGGCGCTTCGTCACATCGCGCAAGGACTAACATCGCTGAAAAGTATCAACCTTAGCTTCTGCGTGTCAGTCACCGACAGCGGATTAAAACACCTAGCAAAAATGACCAAATTGGAAGAGCTGAATCTGCGAGCATGTGATAATATATCAGACATTGGAATGGCATACCTTACGGAGGGCGGCAGTGCCATCATTTCATTGGATGTTAGTTTTTGTGATAAAATTGCAGATCAAGCACTTTCCCACATTTCGCAAGGATTGTTTCACTTGAAGTCGCTGAGTCTTAGCGCATGTCAGATAACCGACGAGGGATTAgctaaaattgccaaatcattgcACGATCTGGAAACGCTGAACATTGGCCAGTGCGCTCGTGTCACCGACAAAGGATTGGAGTATTTAGCGGAGGAGCTAAACAATTTACGTGCCATCGATCTATACGGCTGCACTCGATTGTCGCCGATTGGATTAAATAAAATTTACAAACTACCGAGACTGTCTAAAGTTAATTTAGGATTATGGCATGTCAGGTGA